A region of the bacterium genome:
TCGACGACGTAGCCGGGTTTCCCGGAAGGATAATAAAGGCCGGGGGAAGGATACGGAGGGTGGACGGCCCGCGCTTCGGCGCGACGAGGCACATGGCGAAGATACTCCTCGCCTCCATCCGCCACCAGAGCCCCTTTCGCGCGGTGATGAACGTCCGCTACGGGCTCGAGGTGGTGGAGGCTTGCCGGAGGGCGGGGCTTTCCGTCGCCAGCTTCTCCCGCGACGATGAGCCGCCGGAGGTAAAGGCCGCCGAAGGCTCGACCCTTGAGTGGGGGACTTCCTGGGTGCTTGAAACCAAAGGCTTCGCCCCGGACGTAATCTACGACGAGGGCGACCGCGGCAAGGAGCCGATGATACGCATCTTCGGCACCGATGCAATCGAAGTAGCAAAAAGGGTTAACGCAGTCTGGCGAGAGCTTAAAGGCGGATAATATAAAAATGACGATACTCGAAGAGACAAGGGCGGGGAGAATCCCCGAGGCTGTAAGACTCGCGGCAATCGCCGAAGGGGTCGAGCCGGAAAAGCTGGCCGGACTCGTGGCCAAAGGGACTGCGATAGTCTGCGCCAACAAGACGCGGAAGGGCGTCAGGCCGCTGGCGATAGGCGCGGGGCTTCGCACCAAGGTCAACTCCAACATAGGCACCTCCAAGGACATCAGCGACCTTCCGATGGAGCTTGAAAAGCTCCGGGTCTCCGTAGAAGTCGGCGCGGATACCGTGATGGATCTCTCCACCGGCGGCCCGCTGGGCGACATACGAAGGCGCATCATCTCCGAGTGCCCAGTCCCACTCGGCACGGTCCCGATCTATCAGGCGATAGCCGAGTGCCGCCTCAAAAACGAGGGCGACATGTTCTCCCTCACCCCGGAGGACATCTTCCGCGTCATCGAGGAGCAGGCCAAAGAGGGCGTGGATTTCATGACCGTCCACTGCGGCATAACGCGGGAGGGGGTAAAGAGGCTCGAAGGACAGGAGCGCGTCATCGGCGTCGTGAGCCGCGGCGGCTCCTTTACCGTCGCGTGGATGAGAAGGCACAACAGAGAAAACCCCCTTTTCGAGGGTTTCGACCGCCTTCTTCAGATATGCCGCGAATACGAGGTTGTCCTCAGCCTCGGAGACGGTTTTCGCCCCGGCGCGATAGCCGACGCCACCGACAGGGGGCAGATTCACGAACTCATGAACCTCGGCGAACTCACCCTCCGGGCGTGGGACGCGGGGGTTCAGGTGATGATAGAGGGGCCAGGCCACGTCCCGATGGATCAGGTCGAGGCGAACGTCCTTTTGCAAAAGCGCCTCTGCCACGGCGCTCCCTTTTACGTCCTCGGACCGCTCGTTACCGACGTCGCCCCCGGCTACGACCACATTACCGCCGCCATAGGCGGGGCGCTGGCCGCCCGCGCAGGGGCTGACATCCTCTGTTACGTCACCCCCGCAGAGCACCTCGGTCTTCCCACCGTCGAGGACGCGCGGCAGGGGGTTATCGCCTCCCGCATCGCCGGACACGCCGCCGACATCGCCAAGGGAGTCCCCGGCGCGAGGGAATGGGACAAAAAGATGTCCGTAGCCCGCGCAGCCCTCGACTGGGAGGGTCAGTTCAACCTCTCGATGGACCCCCAGCGGGCCCGCGAGAGAAGGACCGCCTACAAGCCCGCCGATTCGGACGTATGCACCATGTGCGGGGAGTTTTGCGCGGTTAAGGTTTACAAAGAGGGATGCAAATCGAAGTAGGTTAGATTTCGTTTCCCGCTCGCCGGACGGCTTCGGCTTTTACCGCGATGCAGTGTCTCTTCTCGCTCGCGCTCCTCGCCGTAGGCACGCTACTGTCTTCGTCGCGCTCCCTGCGGGCTCCTCGCCCGGCGGCAAAATCCTTACACGGTCGCCCTTGGATACAAGCAGCAAAACCAGTGGCAAAATAAGGTTAGATTGCAGCCATACATCCGGATTTTTTACGGGGCTTAGCCCCTATCCCTGATGGAATATGCTGGTCGATTCCCGATCAGTGCCTCGGAACTTTAGTTCCCAGAATTTTGGCGGGTTTGATCAACCGCGGTCCGACCTTTTTGCCATCAATCATTCGCTGCCTGCGCAATCCTTTGGAGCGGATTCTTTAACTTAATCCCGAAACGGCAGCCTACTGTTCTTCAGGCGGTTACGCACTGCGCATAGCCGCTTTCATACCTTCTGTCGTGCGCCAGTAGCGCCCATACGATTCTCGCATTCTTATTTGCGAGGGCAACGGTGGCGACGTTGGCGTGTTTGCGTTCAATTAGCCGGTCGAGCCACTCGCCTGTGTTTTTGGATTTTCTTCTGGTTCTTACTATGGCTCTCGCGCCGTGAATCAGCAAACTACGCAAGTAGCCGTCCCCCGCGCTTGCTTATCCCCAGCAGGTTTGTCTTGCCCCCGCTGGAGTGCTGCCTTGGCACAAGCCCCAGCCACGCCGCCAGCTGCCGACCGTTTTTGAAGGTTTTCGCGTCTCCTATGGCAGCCACCAGCGCGCTTGCCGCGCTTCAACTGCTTTCTCAGAACCGTCTTGCCGCTGCCGTCTACCCCGTGGACCTGAAAAACGTTCTTTGCCAAATCGATGCCAATTGTCGTAATCTTCATACCGGTCGCCCCTTTCTCTTTCAAGTGGTGATGCACATCTACCACTTTGGCACTTAGATGCCGTTCAGGAAAGGGGCGACCATCCCATTAATGCCGTATGAATGATTAAGAACGGTTTGCTCGTAACGAAAGCCCAATTCATCTCCTGTCGATTCTTCATCCCCCATTCCGATTACGTCTCTTTTCCCTTTTTCCGGGGCGTGTGATATCTTTTCACGCGCCGGTACGAACACGCTCTATCTCTTTGAGGAAATCCCAGTCCCATGACCAAGCGCCTCACAGCTTTTCAGGCAATTACGGCACTTTCCAACGTCAGCCGCGCCGCTACCTCCTCGCTCGATCTTCGCGAGGTGGTGAAGGAAACCCTTCGCGCCCTCGCCGAGGGGCTCGGGATCGAGCGCGGGATGCTGGTGCTGCGGGACCCCGGCTCGGAGGAGGCGGTAATCGAGGCGGCGCACAACATGAGCGAAGAGGAGATAAAGCGCGGCCGCTACAGGGCGGGTGAGGGCGTTGTCGGAAGGGTTCTCGCCACCGGCGAGCCGATGATAGTCCCCAACGTCGGCAAGGAGCCCCTCTTCCTCAACAAGACCAAATCGCGCGGCGACATCAGAAAATCGCAGATAAGTTTCATCTGCGTACCCGTGAAGCTCGACAACGAGACTGTGGGGGCGCTTTCGGTGGACCTCTCTTTCGACGAAGACATAGCCTTCGACGAGGATGAGCGCATCCTCTCCGTCGCGGCGGGCTACATCGCCCAGGCGGTGCGCATCCAGAGGATGGTCGAGAGCGAAAAATCCCTTCTGGCCGACGAGAACCTCCACCTTAGGCGCGCGCTCGAAGGCGAATACAAGCTGAAGAACCTCGTCGGCAACTCTTCCGCGATGAAATCCGTTTTCGAGCAGATAGCGCTGGTCGCCAAGAGCCGCGCCACGGTGCTCATTACAGGCGAGAGCGGAACCGGCAAGGAACTGGTCGCCAAGGCGCTCCACTTCAACTCCGAGCGCCACGACAAGCCCTTCGTCGGCCTCTCCTGCGCCAGCCTCCCCGAATCGGTCCTCGAAAACGAGCTTTTCGGCCATGAAAAAGGGGCTTTCACCGGCGCGCTGAACCTCAAGCGCGGCAGGTTCGAGCTTGCCCACGGCGGGACGATCTTTCTGGACGAAATCGGCGAGATTCCCCTGAATCTGCAGGTAAAGCTCCTTCGAGTGCTGCAGGAGCGCGAGTTCGAGCGGCTGGGCGGCAAGGACACGGTAAAGGTAGACGTGCGCGTCATCGCGGCGACAAACCGCGACCTGACCGCCGAGGTGCGCGCCGGGCGCTTCCGCGAAGACCTCTTCTACCGCCTGAACGTCGTTCCCATCCACATGCCGCCGCTACGCGAGCGCAAGGGCGACATACCACTTCTTGCCCACAGTTTTCTGGAGAAGTTCCGGCTTGAAAACGAGCGCAAGGTAAAGGGGTTCAGCCGCGCCGCCCTTACAGCCATGACAAATTACGACTGGCCGGGCAACGTGCGAGAACTGGAAAACGCCGTCGAGAGAATGGTCGTCCTCTCGCGCTCCGAGGTGCTCGAAGTCTCCGACCTCCCCGAAGAGATTGGAGGAATGCGCCAGAAGACCCCGCCCTCGGCCACCGGGCTCGAAGACGCCGTCACCGCCTTCGCCGGGCCGCTCTTCGACAGGCATCCCGAGGAGGGCGTCTACTACGAGGTCGTCGGGAAGGTCGAGGAGGCGCTGATAAAAGAAGCCCTGTCGCGGGCTGGCGGAGTAAAGCTAAGCGCCGCGCGGCTTCTGGGCATCAACCGCAACACCTTTTACGCGAAACTGACCGGAAAGAAGTAAATAATGCCGATAAAATTCACCCTCGAACACGTTGACCGGCACACCCGCGCCCGCGCCGGGACCCTTTCCACGCCCCACGGCGAAGCGCAAACGCCCCTTTTCATGCCGGTCGGCACGCAGGCGGCGCTAAAGACCGTCCACCCCGCGCTGGCCGAGGAGGCGGGCGCGAAGATAATCCTCTCCAACACCTACCACCTCTTCCTCCAGCCGGGAACCGCCGTCGTGGCGAGGCTGGGCGGGCTCCACACCTTCATGGGGTGGAAGGGGCCGATGCTCACCGATTCCGGCGGCTTTCAGGTCTTCAGCCTGCCGGGTAGGGTGATAACCGAAGAGGGGACCAGATTCGCCTTCCAGAAATCCGGCACGCCCATCTTCATGGGGCCGGAGGAATCCATCAG
Encoded here:
- the nifA gene encoding nif-specific transcriptional activator NifA — translated: MTKRLTAFQAITALSNVSRAATSSLDLREVVKETLRALAEGLGIERGMLVLRDPGSEEAVIEAAHNMSEEEIKRGRYRAGEGVVGRVLATGEPMIVPNVGKEPLFLNKTKSRGDIRKSQISFICVPVKLDNETVGALSVDLSFDEDIAFDEDERILSVAAGYIAQAVRIQRMVESEKSLLADENLHLRRALEGEYKLKNLVGNSSAMKSVFEQIALVAKSRATVLITGESGTGKELVAKALHFNSERHDKPFVGLSCASLPESVLENELFGHEKGAFTGALNLKRGRFELAHGGTIFLDEIGEIPLNLQVKLLRVLQEREFERLGGKDTVKVDVRVIAATNRDLTAEVRAGRFREDLFYRLNVVPIHMPPLRERKGDIPLLAHSFLEKFRLENERKVKGFSRAALTAMTNYDWPGNVRELENAVERMVVLSRSEVLEVSDLPEEIGGMRQKTPPSATGLEDAVTAFAGPLFDRHPEEGVYYEVVGKVEEALIKEALSRAGGVKLSAARLLGINRNTFYAKLTGKK
- the thiC gene encoding phosphomethylpyrimidine synthase ThiC; protein product: MTILEETRAGRIPEAVRLAAIAEGVEPEKLAGLVAKGTAIVCANKTRKGVRPLAIGAGLRTKVNSNIGTSKDISDLPMELEKLRVSVEVGADTVMDLSTGGPLGDIRRRIISECPVPLGTVPIYQAIAECRLKNEGDMFSLTPEDIFRVIEEQAKEGVDFMTVHCGITREGVKRLEGQERVIGVVSRGGSFTVAWMRRHNRENPLFEGFDRLLQICREYEVVLSLGDGFRPGAIADATDRGQIHELMNLGELTLRAWDAGVQVMIEGPGHVPMDQVEANVLLQKRLCHGAPFYVLGPLVTDVAPGYDHITAAIGGALAARAGADILCYVTPAEHLGLPTVEDARQGVIASRIAGHAADIAKGVPGAREWDKKMSVARAALDWEGQFNLSMDPQRARERRTAYKPADSDVCTMCGEFCAVKVYKEGCKSK